A region of Candidatus Paceibacterota bacterium DNA encodes the following proteins:
- a CDS encoding alpha/beta fold hydrolase — MAIIKTKSFELGIYLKGNPASEKLAIIIPGRLDSKDYIHNTILVDYLAGRGYLALSFDPPGVWESPGGIELYTTTNYLKAVDELFEHFGNKPTLLAGHSRGGTVAMLAGAKNPHVTHIVAIMSYYGAPSAPSKEDEALGKKVSFRDIPPGEYETKEKKKFELPINYFIDGQQYDALPALKTCTKPKLFFYGIWDEDTLPEDVKKAYEESAEPKMLHALDSNHDYRYRPEAIQEVNKVVEEFLDRYK; from the coding sequence ATGGCAATAATAAAGACTAAAAGTTTTGAACTGGGAATTTATCTCAAAGGCAATCCTGCTTCAGAAAAACTTGCCATAATTATTCCAGGCAGGTTGGATAGCAAAGATTATATTCACAACACCATTCTTGTTGATTATTTGGCGGGCCGAGGATATCTTGCGCTCTCTTTTGACCCGCCTGGGGTGTGGGAAAGTCCCGGGGGAATTGAGCTTTATACCACGACGAATTATTTGAAGGCGGTTGACGAGCTTTTCGAACATTTTGGAAATAAACCGACGTTACTTGCCGGGCACAGTAGAGGTGGAACTGTCGCTATGTTAGCTGGGGCGAAAAATCCGCACGTGACCCATATTGTCGCAATCATGTCATACTACGGGGCACCGAGTGCTCCGAGCAAAGAGGATGAAGCTTTGGGAAAGAAAGTCAGTTTCCGAGATATCCCACCCGGCGAGTATGAGACGAAAGAAAAGAAAAAATTTGAATTGCCAATCAATTACTTTATTGACGGCCAGCAGTATGATGCGTTGCCAGCATTAAAAACATGCACCAAGCCGAAATTATTTTTCTACGGCATATGGGATGAAGACACTCTTCCCGAAGATGTGAAGAAGGCTTATGAAGAATCTGCGGAACCGAAAATGCTACACGCTTTGGATTCGAATCATGATTATCGGTATCGTCCGGAGGCTATACAAGAGGTGAATAAAGTAGTTGAAGAGTTTCTCGATAGGTATAAATAA
- a CDS encoding DUF1761 domain-containing protein, with amino-acid sequence MVINYWAVLVSAVASMVVGSIWYGPLFGKKYMQAMGMDSWSPEQREKMKKSMTLSYVGQFVASLVMFFVLAWYIGTSIHTGLYGGVENAFGVWIGFVVPLKLGDVLWGGKKSLFWIGIGGMLVTLLVAGAIIGVWQ; translated from the coding sequence ATGGTAATCAATTATTGGGCGGTGTTGGTTTCTGCAGTAGCAAGCATGGTCGTAGGATCAATTTGGTACGGACCACTGTTTGGCAAAAAGTATATGCAAGCAATGGGTATGGATTCATGGAGTCCGGAACAGCGGGAGAAAATGAAGAAATCCATGACGCTTTCGTATGTCGGCCAATTTGTTGCAAGTCTCGTAATGTTTTTTGTTTTGGCTTGGTATATCGGTACCAGTATTCATACTGGTTTGTACGGCGGTGTGGAGAATGCATTTGGAGTATGGATTGGTTTTGTTGTTCCGCTTAAATTGGGCGATGTGCTTTGGGGCGGAAAAAAATCTTTATTTTGGATCGGAATTGGCGGAATGCTCGTAACACTCTTGGTTGCTGGCGCGATTATCGGCGTATGGCAATAA
- a CDS encoding neutral zinc metallopeptidase, translating to MAFWNKINSQGNIDDRDRRGVRPGVIVGGGLGLTGLVIVLLMNFLGGGSVGDVLTQLQDVQTETSQSYDAKDFEGADSYEVFASKVLGSANDMWSKVFAESDMAYDEPKLVLFRTATDSGCGGADARVGPHYCPLDQTIYLDETFFDELTTRLGAEGGDVAEAYVIAHEVGHHVQYQLYDLPDNLSNEESIQLELQADCFAGLWAYSLKDLGVFEPGEIHEAIDAAGAVGDDRIQSEVTGRVNPESWTHGSSAQRIAAFNKGYESGLVKECGVYPLL from the coding sequence ATGGCATTCTGGAACAAAATAAACAGCCAAGGAAATATCGATGATCGGGATCGGCGCGGGGTGCGACCGGGTGTCATTGTGGGCGGAGGTTTGGGATTAACAGGTCTGGTTATTGTCTTACTTATGAATTTTCTCGGCGGAGGAAGCGTGGGCGATGTCCTTACGCAATTACAAGATGTTCAGACGGAGACTTCGCAATCCTATGATGCAAAAGATTTTGAAGGCGCGGATAGTTATGAAGTATTTGCATCGAAGGTTCTCGGTTCTGCCAATGATATGTGGTCAAAAGTATTTGCAGAAAGCGATATGGCCTATGACGAACCAAAACTGGTGCTCTTTCGCACCGCCACAGACTCCGGCTGTGGCGGTGCCGATGCCCGCGTAGGTCCTCACTATTGCCCGCTTGATCAAACCATTTATCTCGACGAGACATTCTTTGATGAACTGACGACACGGCTTGGCGCGGAAGGTGGCGATGTGGCCGAAGCTTATGTTATCGCTCATGAAGTCGGCCACCACGTACAGTATCAGCTCTATGATCTTCCGGATAATTTGTCTAATGAGGAATCAATACAGCTTGAGTTGCAAGCTGATTGTTTCGCCGGGCTTTGGGCCTATTCTCTGAAAGATTTGGGCGTTTTTGAACCCGGAGAAATACATGAGGCGATAGATGCGGCAGGAGCCGTCGGAGACGATCGCATCCAATCAGAAGTAACAGGAAGGGTAAATCCGGAATCGTGGACCCACGGCTCGTCAGCTCAGCGTATCGCTGCATTCAATAAAGGGTATGAATCCGGTTTAGTGAAAGAATGCGGGGTATATCCGCTTCTTTAA
- a CDS encoding VOC family protein has translation MQKITPCLWFDKNAEEAVNFYVSIFKNSPFAKGESKIGNIAWYGKEGFEVHHMPAGTVLTIEYTLADNNFLALNGGPVFHFDAGISFIIDCGSQEEVDYYWEKLSLGGDPKSQQCGWLKDKFGLSWQVVPKILGELLADKDKAKAGRVMTAMLQMQKIVIKDLETAYEGK, from the coding sequence ATGCAAAAAATAACCCCCTGTCTGTGGTTTGACAAAAATGCTGAAGAAGCGGTCAACTTTTACGTTTCTATTTTTAAAAATTCGCCTTTCGCAAAAGGGGAATCAAAAATCGGGAACATAGCTTGGTATGGGAAAGAGGGGTTTGAAGTTCATCACATGCCTGCAGGGACTGTTTTGACGATTGAATACACCCTCGCAGATAATAATTTTTTGGCTTTAAATGGCGGGCCGGTATTTCATTTCGATGCTGGGATTTCTTTTATCATAGATTGTGGGTCGCAAGAAGAAGTAGATTATTACTGGGAAAAACTTTCTCTGGGGGGAGACCCAAAGTCACAGCAATGCGGATGGCTTAAAGATAAATTCGGGTTGTCGTGGCAAGTGGTTCCGAAAATTTTAGGAGAACTTCTGGCGGATAAAGACAAAGCAAAAGCGGGGCGCGTTATGACAGCTATGCTTCAGATGCAAAAAATCGTTATTAAAGATTTAGAAACGGCATACGAGGGGAAGTAA